A single region of the Nocardioides aquaticus genome encodes:
- a CDS encoding GNAT family N-acetyltransferase yields MTQQPTDGAGQPTTEAFEVRHAPEENRYEVWAAGERAGFAAYVLDGDRITFTHTEVADRFEGQGVGSVLVRGALDDVRRGARLRVVAECPFVASWLERHPDQQDVLAD; encoded by the coding sequence ATGACGCAGCAGCCCACCGACGGCGCCGGACAGCCCACCACCGAGGCCTTCGAGGTGCGCCACGCACCCGAGGAGAACCGCTACGAGGTGTGGGCCGCCGGCGAGCGGGCCGGCTTCGCCGCCTACGTGCTCGACGGGGACCGGATCACCTTCACCCACACCGAGGTCGCCGACCGCTTCGAGGGCCAGGGCGTCGGCTCCGTGCTGGTCCGCGGCGCGCTCGACGACGTCCGTCGCGGCGCCCGGCTGCGCGTGGTCGCGGAGTGCCCGTTCGTCGCGTCGTGGCTCGAGCGGCACCCCGACCAGCAGGACGTCCTCGCCGACTGA